One window from the genome of Nicotiana tomentosiformis chromosome 5, ASM39032v3, whole genome shotgun sequence encodes:
- the LOC104104517 gene encoding metacaspase-1-like translates to MDCTNCHTTLQIPNGAQSISCAVCHAVSRIGSRLQLLPNKYHYPQLPSPFGRKRAVVIGIAYKNTDDELVGCINDAKCMKYLLVNRFNFPQDSILMLTEEERDKKRMPTKHNIIKAMSWLMQGVKAGDSLVFHFSGHGSQQENDTGDEIDGYNETLCPLDYEKQGEIVDDELNAILVKPLPPAAKLHAIIDACHSGTMLDLPFLCRTGRTGRYVWEDHRPLSGAWKGTNGGEVISFSGCDDHQNSKETENLSKVTSTGAMTFSFIQAIERGQGTTYGSILNAMRTSIRRSDSDLGGKIVTTLLTMLINGGSLGSGERQEPQLTANEPFDVYTKPFSL, encoded by the exons ATGGACTGTACTAACTGCCATACAACCTTACAAATCCCAAATGGTGCTCAATCCATTAGCTGTGCCGTCTGCCATGCAGTCAGTCGCATTGGCAGTCGGCTACAGCTACTACCCAACAAGTACCATTATCCGCAACTCCCTTCGCCTTTTGGCCGAAAGAGAGCTGTGGTTATTGGTATTGCGTATAAAAATACTGACGATGAGCTCGTGGGTTGTATCAATGATGCCAAATGTATGAAGTACTTGCTTGTCAATCGATTCAATTTCCCTCAAGACTCCATTCTCATGCTCACTG AAGAAGAAAGAGATAAAAAGAGGATGCCAACTAAACATAATATAATAAAGGCAATGTCCTGGCTTATGCAAGGAGTTAAAGCAGGGGATTCTCTGGTATTTCATTTTTCTGGTCATGGTTCACAGCAAGAGAATGACACTGGAGATGAAATTGATGGTTACAACGAAACACTTTGCCCATTGGATTATGAAAAACAAGGAGAGATTGTTGATGATGAACTAAATGCAATACTCGTCAAACCTCTTCCTCCTGCTGCGAAGCTTCATGCCATAATAGATGCTTGTCACAGTGGCACTATGCTTGATTTGCCGTTCCTTTGTAGGACGGGCAG AACTGGACGATATGTATGGGAAGATCATCGTCCTCTATCAGGAGCATGGAAAGGAACAAATGGAGGAGAGGTTATATCCTTCAGTGGTTGCGATGATCATCAAAACTCTAAAGAAACAGAA AATTTGTCCAAGGTTACTTCAACTGGTGCAATGACTTTTTCTTTCATACAAGCAATTGAACGCGGACAAGGAACAACATATGGAAGTATTCTAAATGCAATGAGAACTTCAATCCGCAGATCTGATAGTGATTTAGGAGGAAAAATTGTTACAACTCTTCTCACAATGCTAATAAATGGAGGAAGCCTTGGCAGTGGGGAAAGACAG GAGCCCCAGTTAACTGCTAATGAGCCATTTGATGTGTACACCAAGCCGTTTTCGTTATAG